A section of the Triticum dicoccoides isolate Atlit2015 ecotype Zavitan chromosome 7A, WEW_v2.0, whole genome shotgun sequence genome encodes:
- the LOC119329908 gene encoding aspartyl protease family protein At5g10770-like has protein sequence MAASAAASSRRGFLRLLAAAAVLAAFGVWAARAAGSSDDRALLSVASLFPGPACPATAEHGPSAAASARMRIVHQHGPCSPLADAHGKRPAHDEILAADQNRVESIQRRVSATTGRGKLTKRAAPVQPAPKKSPGHSASSSTPSLPATSGRALSTGNYVVTVGLGTPASKYTVVFDTGSDTTWVQCRPCVVKCYRQKEPLFDPAKSSTYANVSCSDPACDDLDSNGCTGGHCLYAVQYGDGSYTVGFFAQDTLTIAHDAIKGFRFGCGEKNSGLFGKTAGLMGLGRGKTSLTVQAYDKYGGAFAYCLPASSSGTGYLDFGPGSAGNNARLTPMLADKGPTFYYVGMTGIRVGGQQVPIAESVFSTAGTLVDSGTVITRLPATAYTALSKAFATGMSASGYKTAPAYSILDTCYDFTGLSDVSLPTVSLVFQGGACLDVDVSGIVYAISQAQVCLAFASNGDDESVAVVGNTQQKTYGVLYDLGRKTVGFAPGSC, from the exons ATGGCCGCCTCCGCTGCCGCTTCTTCTCGCCGTGGCTTCCTTCggctgctcgccgccgccgccgtcctcgcggCATTCGGGGTCTGGGCTGCCCGTGCTGCGGGGAGCTCGGATGATCGCGCGCTGCTGAGCGTGGCGTCCCTGTTCCCCGGCCCGGCTTGCCCCGCGACAGCAG AGCACGGACCCAGCGCTGCGGCGTCAGCGAGGATGAGGATCGTCCACCAGCACGGCCCATGCTCTCCTCTGGCCGATGCGCACGGCAAGCGGCCGGCCCACGACGAGATCCTCGCCGCCGACCAGAACCGCGTCGAGTCGATCCAGCGCCGGGTGTCGGCGACCACCGGCCGGGGCAAACTGACGAAGCGCGCTGCGCCTGTCCAGCCCGCGCCAAAGAAGAGCCCCGGGCACTCGGCGTCCTCCTCCACCCCGTCGCTCCCGGCGACGTCCGGCCGCGCGCTGAGCACGGGCAACTACGTGGTGACCGTCGGGCTCGGCACGCCGGCGTCCAAGTACACGGTGGTGTTCGACACCGGCAGCGACACGACGTGGGTGCAGTGCCGCCCCTGCGTGGTCAAGTGCTACAGGCAGAAGGAGCCGCTCTTCGACCCGGCCAAGTCGTCCACCTACGCCAACGTCTCCTGCTCCGACCCCGCCTGCGACGACCTCGACAGCAACGGCTGCACCGGCGGCCACTGCCTCTACGCCGTCCAGTACGGCGACGGCTCCTACACCGTCGGCTTCTTCGCCCAGGACACGCTCACCATCGCCCACGACGCCATCAAG GGGTTCCGGTTCGGGTGCGGGGAGAAGAACAGCGGGCTGTTCGGGAAGACGGCGGGGCTGATGGGGCTCGGCCGCGGGAAGACGTCGCTGACGGTGCAGGCCTACGACAAGTACGGCGGCGCGTTCGCCTACTGCCTCCCGGCGTCGTCGTCGGGGACGGGGTACCTGGACTTCGGCCCGGGGTCGGCGGGCAACAACGCGAGGCTGACGCCGATGCTGGCCGACAAGGGGCCGACGTTCTACTACGTGGGCATGACCGGCATCCGCGTGGGCGGGCAGCAGGTGCCCATCGCGGAGTCGGTGTTCTCCACGGCCGGGACGCTGGTGGACTCCGGCACGGTGATCACGAGGCTCCCGGCGACCGCGTACACCGCGCTGTCCAAGGCGTTCGCCACGGGCATGTCGGCGAGCGGGTACAAGACGGCGCCGGCGTACTCGATCCTGGACACCTGCTACGACTTCACGGGGCTGAGCGACGTGTCGCTGCCGACGGTGTCGCTGGTGTTCCAGGGCGGCGCGTGCCTGGACGTGGACGTGTCCGGGATCGTGTACGCCATCAGCCAGGCGCAGGTGTGCCTGGCGTTCGCGTCCAACGGCGACGACGAGAGCGTCGCCGTCGTCGGGAACACGCAGCAGAAGACCTACGGCGTGCTCTACGACCTCGGCAGGAAGACCGTCGGCTTCGCCCCCGGATCCTGCTGA